One Burkholderia vietnamiensis LMG 10929 genomic window, GCTGCTCGCGTGCCGGCTCGGCCTCGGCGTGACCGAAGCGCCGTGTTTTCCGACCAATAGCCGCGTTGTCGCGACCTGGTTCCCGCAGAGCGAGCGCGCAATGGCGACCGGCACCTATACGGTCGGCGAATACATCGGCCTCGCGTTCTTCAGCCCCGTGCTGTTCGCGCTGATGGGCGCGTTCGGCTGGCGCTCGCTGTTCTGGGTGGTCGGCGCGGTCGGGATCGTGTTCGGGCTGGTCTGGTGGAAGCTCTATCACGAGCCGCGCAACCATCCGGGCGCGAATTCCGAGGAACTCTCGTACATCGAGGCGGGCGGCGGCCTCGTGCACGGCGTCCGCAAGGACGGCGGCAAGCCGGCGCAGACGCGGTTCAGCTGGGCGATGGCCGGCCGGCTGCTGAAGAAGCGCCAGCTCGCGGGCATCTGCCTCGGCCAGTTCGCCGGCAACTCGACGCTCGTGTTCTTCCTCACCTGGTTCCCGACCTATCTGGCGACCGAACGCCACATGGGCTGGCTGAAGATCGGTTTCTTCGCGGTGATGCCGTTCATCGCGGCGTCGGTCGGCGTGATGTTCGGCGGCATCTTCTCCGACTGGCTGCTGCGCCGCGGCAAGTCGGCGAACCTCGCGCGCAAGCTGCCGATCATCGCTGGCCTGCTGCTCGCCTCGACGATCATTCTCGCGAACTACGTGAAGAGCAACGAAGCGGTGATCGCGATCATGTCGGTGGCGTTCTTCGCGCAGGGCATGGCGGCGCTCGGCTGGACGCTCGTGTCCGACATCGCGCCGGACGGCCTGCTCGGCGTGACGGGCGGCATCTTCAATTTCGCGGCGAACCTGGCCGGGATCGTCACGCCGCTCGTGGTCGGCTTCATCGTCGCATCGACCGGTTCGTTCGTCGGCGCGCTGGTGTTCATCGGCGTGATCGCGCTGATCGGCGCGCTGTCGTACATCTTCGTCGTCGGCGACATCAAGCGGATCGAACTGTAAGCATCGGCTCCACGCACCCACGGTGCATTCGCCCGGCGGTCCCTTCGGCCGCCGGGTTTTTTATTTGGCGCGCCATCGGTGCGCCCGCGCTACGCGCGCTGCATCGCGATGCCGAGCGACTCGACGGCGCGCGCGATCGCCGCGACCGCCCGGCGCATGTCGCCGGCGTCGATCGCGCCGATGCAGCCGACGCGAAACGTGTCCACCTGCGTCAGCTTGCCCGGATACAACACGAAGCCCGCGTCACGCACCGCGTCGTAGAAGCGGCCGAAATCGTAGGCGGGATGGTCGGGCGCATGAAACGTGACGATCACGGGTGCCTGCACGCTCGGATCGAGAAACGGCCGGAAGCCGAGCGCGCGCATCGCCTCGACCAGCGTGCGGCAGTTGTCCGCATAGCGCGCGCCGCGGGCCGGCTGGCCGCCTTCGGCCAGATACTGATCGAGCGCGGCGCGCAGCGCGGCGACGACGTGGGTCGGCGGCGTGAAGCGCCACTGGCCCGTCTGGTGCAGGTAGCGGTACTGGTCGTGCAGATCGAGCGCGAGCGACCGCGCATTGCCCGCGCATGCGTCGAGCGCGTCGCGCCGCACGATCGCGAAGCCCATCCCCGGCACGCCTTCCAGGCATTTGCCGCTCGCCGAGATCAACGCGTCGATCCCGCTGTCGGCCAGCGCGATCGGCAGCGCGCCGAACGAACTCATCGCATCGACGATCAGCCGCTTGCCGTGCCGCCGGCACAGATGCGCGATCGCGTCGAGCGGATTCAGGATGCCGGCGCTCGTTTCCAGATGCACCAGCGCGACATGCGTGATGCGCGGCTCGCGCGCGAACGCCGCTTCGACCGCCGCCGCGTCGACGGTCGCATCCTCGCCGAACGGCAGCGCGATCGCGTCGATGCCGAGCCGGCCGAGGATCGTCAGGATGCGCGCGCAATACGCGCCGTTGTGCGGCACCAGCACGACGCCGTCGCGCGGCACCAGCGTGCCGAGCGCGGCTTCGACCGCGAACGTGCCGCTGCCTTGCAGCGGCACGCACGCGTACGCGTCACCGCCGCCCGCGATCGCCACCAAGTCCGCGCAGACGCCGGCCGTCAGCCGATTGAAGGCGGCGTCCCACGAGCCCCAGTCGTGTTGCATCGCGTGGCGTGTCGTGGCAGACGTGGTGAGCGGGCCGGGCGTGAGCAGAATCGGATCGGACATGGTGGGTTCTCGGCAAGGATCGGACGAAATGCCTGGATGGCAGGTCCGGGCGAATTGCAAGATATTGGCAAAATATGTCATTTTGTGGAATTCAGGGCGGTCGTCACGGGGTTGTCATCGAACGCTGTGATGCTTCGCTTGCCGCGCCATCCCACGCAGCGCGGCAGCGACGCAGGCCGGCTGTCGGGCGGCGTCGACTAAAAGGAGCCGGATCGTCCCCCGGCCGTTTGGTGTTCCGCCTACGGAGAAGTGAGATGACACTGCAGAATTCCTCGCGCGCCGCTGCCGGCGCGTTCCGCAAGCTCGCACTGGCCGCGTGCGCGGCCGGGCTGCTGCAAGGCGCGGCGCTGCCCGCGCATGCGGCGAACGCGGTTGTGCTGTATACGGCGGACGGTCTCGAGAACCTCTATCGCGACGTACTGCCGGCGTTCGAGAAGAAGGAAGGCGTGCGGGTCAACATCGTGACGGCGGGCAGCGGCGAGGTCGTCAACCGCGCGAACATCGAGAAGAACTCGCCGAAGGCGGACGTGATCGTCACGTTGCCGCCGTTCATCCAGCAGGCCGGCCAGATGGGCCTGCTGCAGCCGTACCAGAGCGTCAACTACAAGAACGTGCCGGCGATCGCGAAGGCGGAGGACGGCACGTGGGCGACGTTCGTGAACAACTACTTCTCGTTCGCGATCAACCCCGACGTCGTGAAGAATCAGCCGAAGACGTTCGCCGATCTGCTGTCGCCGAGCTATGCCGGCAAGGTCGCATACTCGAACCCGGCGACCGCCGGCGACGGGATGGCCGTGCTGATCCTGACGACGTCGCTGATGGGCGAGGACAAGGCGTTCGACTATCTCGCGAAGCTGTCGCAGAGCGTGAAGTTCCACACCAAGGGCACGGGCTATCTGAACGTGCTGCTGTCGCGCAACGAGATCAGCGTCGCGAACGGCGACCTGCAGATGGACCTCGACGATGCCGAGCACGGCGCGCTGTCGGTCAAGCCGATCTTCCTGGCCGCCAAGGAAGGCGACCAGCCGACCACGTTCCAGCTGCCGTACGGCATCGGCCTGATCAAGAGCGGCCCGAACCAGGACGCGGGCAAGAAGCTGATCGATTACCTGATGTCGACCGACGTGCAAGCGAAGGTGCCGGACATGTACGGCATCCCCGGCCGTACCGACGTGCCGCTGGCCGGCAAGAACGGCGACGCGGTCAGGAAGGCGATCGCGGGCGTCAAGCTGATCCCGGTCGACTGGAACCAGGTGATGGCGAAGAAGCCGGTGTGGATCGAGCGCTGGAAGAAGGACGTGATCGGCAGCTCCGGCAAGCCGGTCGACGTCGTCAAGCCGAAGTGATGCACGCACGCCGCCCGTATTCGTGACCGAGAGGATGAACCCGGTGGACACCACCCTGACCCATCCCGGCGCGTTCGGCGCCGCCGAGCCGCGTGCGACGCTGCGCGCCGGCGCGCCGGGCGGCGTGCTGATCGAGCATCTGAGCGTGCGCTACGGCGCGCGCACGGTGCTGGAAGATCTGTCGCTGTCGATCGGCGCCGGAGAATTCCTGACCGTGCTGGGCAAGAGCGGCTGCGGCAAGACCACGCTGCTGCGCTTCATCGCCGGGTTCGTGAAGGCCGACGGGCTGACCGGCACGCTGAGCGTCGCCGGGCGCGACCTGACCCATGCGCCGCCGCACAAGCGCAATCTCGGTCTGTTGTTCCAGAATTACGCACTGTTCCCGCACCTGTCGGTGTTCGAGAACGTCGCATTCGGGCTGCGCGCGCGCCGCATGGCGTCGTCGGAGGTGACGCGCCGCGTCGCCGACGCGCTCAAGCTCGTGCAGCTCGGCGACGCCGGGCATCACCTGCCCGCGCAGCTGTCGGGCGGGATGCAGCAGCGCGTCGCGCTCGCCCGCGCGCTCGTGATCGAGCCCGACGTGCTGCTGCTCGACGAGCCGCTGTCGGCGCTCGACGCGAACCTGCGGGCCTCGGTGCGCAGCGAGCTCAAGGCGCTGCACGAGCGCTTGCCGAACCTGACGGTCGTCTGCGTGACGCACGACCGCGACGACGCGCTCGTGCTGTCCGACCGTGCGCTGCTGCTGCGCGACGGCCGGATCGCGCAGCTCGGCACGCCGCAGCAGTTGTACGACGCGCCGCGCGACGGCTATGTCGCGCGCTATCTCGGGCCGGCCAACCTGTTGCCGCCGCACGTGATCTTCCCGCTCGGCGACCCGCGCCACGACGTGCGCGACAAGGTCGCATGCGTGCGCCCCGAGCGGCTGACCGTGATGCCGCTCGCGGCGGGCGGATTGCACGGCACGGTGTCGTCGGTCGAATGGCAGGGCGCGGAGCTGTCGATCGCGGTCGTGCTCGACGCGGCGCCCGACGAACCCGTGCGCGTGACGATGCAGCGCGGCCGCGGCGCGGCCCCGCTGCGCGGCGCCCGCGTGTCCCTGCATTGCGAGGCAGACGATGTCGTCCTTATCGAGCCCTGAAGCCGCGCTGCCGCCGCAGGTGCGCGCGTCGGCCGCCGCGCATGCGGCCGTTGCGCGGCGCCGCAAGCGCCTGGGCGACCTGCATCTCGTCGCGCTCGCGACCGTCGTGCTCGGCCCGCTCGTCGTCTATCCGCTGGCGCGCCTCGTGCTGCTGAGCGTCTCCGGCGATCAGGGGCCGAGCCTTGCCGCGTATCGCGCGTTCTTCGGCAATCCCGAGATGCGCAACGTGCTGCTGACGACTGTCGGCGTGCTGTTCGCGAGCGCCGGCACCGCGTCGGTGCTCGGCGTACTGCTGGCCGCGCTGTTGTTCTTCAGGCCGTTCCCGGGCGCGTCGCTCGTCACGCGCTTCCTCGAACTGTACGTCGCGTTCCCGTCGTTCCTCGTCGCGTTCACGCTGATCTTCCTGTACGGCTCGCAAGGCTCGATCGGCGTCGCGTTGCAGCAGCTGTTCCATCTCGAGCAACCGCCGCTCGATTTTCTGTTCGGCATCGGCGGCGTGATCCTCGCGCAGACCGTGTTCTACACGCCGTTCGTCGTGCGGCCGACGCTCGCGTCGTTTGCGACGCTCGACCTGCGGCTCGTCGAAGCCGCGCGCAGCCTCGGCGCGTCCGGCGCGATGCTCGCGCGCCGGGTCGTGCTGCCGATCGCATGGCCGGGCATCGCGGCCGGCACCGTGCTGTGCTTCCTGCTCACGCTGAACGAGTTCGGGATTCTGCTCGTGCTCGGCAGCGCGCGCCTGGTGACGCTGCCGGTCGCCATCTACAGCAGCGCGACCGTCGATCTCGATTTGCCGACCGCGTCGGCCGGCGCGGTCGTGATGCTCGCGCTGTCGCTCGCGCTCTATGCGGTTTATCGCCGGGTGAACCGGCGTGCGACGGGAGGAAACGATGTCCGCTGAATTCCGTATCGGGCAAGCGGTGCCGCGCCGCCGGACCGACTGGAGCGACACGCTGCTCAAGCATGCATCGCGCGCGGCGCTCGCGCTGGCCGCGTTCGCGTGCTTCTGGCTGTTCGTGCTGCCGGTCGTCGTCGTCGCGCTGTCGAGCGTGGCGACGCGGTGGTCGGGCACGATCCTGCCGGCCGGCTACAGCCTGCGCTGGTTCGAACGGCTCGGCGCGCCGGAATACGACGCGTTGCTGACGAGCCTCGAAATCGGCTTCGGCGTGGCCGCACTCGGCACGATCGTCGGCCTATGGCTCGCGCTCGCGCTCGAAGGGCGCGACCGACGCGGCATCGGCGCCGCGGTCGATGCGCTCGTGATGGTGCCGAACGGCGTGCCGAGCGTCGTGCTCGGGCTCGCGGTGCTGATCGCGTATCACCAGAAGCCGCTCGACCTGTCGAGCTCCGCCGCGATCGTCGTGCTGGTGCAGCTCGCGCTGATTCTGCCGTTCTGCTATCGCTGCGCGGCCGCCGCGCTGCGCCCCGAGTTGACCGTGCTGCGCGAAGCCGCGGCGAGCCTCGGCGCGCCGCCCGCGATGGTGCTGCGCCGCGTGCTGCTGCCGCAGCTCGTGCCGGCGCTGCGCGCGAGTCTCGCGCTCGGCTTCGCGCTGTCGCTCGGCGAGCTCGGCGCGACGCTGACCGTCTATCCGCCCGGTTTCGCGACCGTGCCGATCGTCGTGATCGGCCAGGTCGAGCGCGGTTATTACCTTCCCGCATCGGCGCTGTCGCTGCTGATGCTCGGCGCGTCGCTCGCGGCGCTGCTGCTGATCGCCGCGCGCGTGCCGCGCGGCACGAGGGCTGCATCATGAACGCCGCATTCTCCTTGCGATTGCCCGGTGAGCACGTGCGTGCCGGCAACCTGTCGGCCGATCTCGCGGCGCGCTGCGTCGACGTGAACGGCCGGCGCTATCGGCTGCCGGTCGAGCCGACGGTCGTCGTCTGCGTCGACGGCTGCGAGTACGACTATCTCGAGCGCGCGGTGGCGGCCGGCGTCGCGCCGTTCCTCGGCCGCATGATCGCGGAGGGCACCGCGTGGCGCGCCGACAGCGTCGTGCCGACCTTCACGAACCCGAACAACCTGTCGATCGTTTGCGGCGTGCCGCCGTCGATGCACGGCATCTGCGGCAACTACTTCTGGGACGCGACCGCCGACGGCGGCCGCGGCGCCGAAGTGATGATGAACGATCCGTCCTACCTGCGCGCCGGCACGCTGCTCGCGGCGGCGTCCGACGCCGGCGCGCGCGTGGCCGTGGTCACCGCGAAGGACAAGCTGCGCCGGCTGCTCGGCTGGCGGATGAACGGCATCTGCTTTTCCGCCGAGAAGGCCGCCCAGGCCAATCTCGCGGAAAACGGCATCGTCGACGTGCTCGACTGGGTCGGCCTGCCGTCGCCCGACGTATACAGCGCGGCGCTGTCCGAATTCGTGTTCGCGGCCGGCGTGCGGCTGGCGCAGACGCGGCAGATCGATCTGATGTACCTGTCGACCACCGACTACGTGCAGCACAAGTGCGAGCCCGGCAGCGCGGGCGCGAACGCGTTCTACGCGATGATGGACCGCTATCTCGCGCAACTCGACGCGCTCGGCTGGGCGATCGGGCTCACGGCCGACCACG contains:
- a CDS encoding 2-aminoethylphosphonate--pyruvate transaminase, coding for MSDPILLTPGPLTTSATTRHAMQHDWGSWDAAFNRLTAGVCADLVAIAGGGDAYACVPLQGSGTFAVEAALGTLVPRDGVVLVPHNGAYCARILTILGRLGIDAIALPFGEDATVDAAAVEAAFAREPRITHVALVHLETSAGILNPLDAIAHLCRRHGKRLIVDAMSSFGALPIALADSGIDALISASGKCLEGVPGMGFAIVRRDALDACAGNARSLALDLHDQYRYLHQTGQWRFTPPTHVVAALRAALDQYLAEGGQPARGARYADNCRTLVEAMRALGFRPFLDPSVQAPVIVTFHAPDHPAYDFGRFYDAVRDAGFVLYPGKLTQVDTFRVGCIGAIDAGDMRRAVAAIARAVESLGIAMQRA
- the phnU gene encoding 2-aminoethylphosphonate ABC transporter permease subunit, encoding MSSLSSPEAALPPQVRASAAAHAAVARRRKRLGDLHLVALATVVLGPLVVYPLARLVLLSVSGDQGPSLAAYRAFFGNPEMRNVLLTTVGVLFASAGTASVLGVLLAALLFFRPFPGASLVTRFLELYVAFPSFLVAFTLIFLYGSQGSIGVALQQLFHLEQPPLDFLFGIGGVILAQTVFYTPFVVRPTLASFATLDLRLVEAARSLGASGAMLARRVVLPIAWPGIAAGTVLCFLLTLNEFGILLVLGSARLVTLPVAIYSSATVDLDLPTASAGAVVMLALSLALYAVYRRVNRRATGGNDVR
- a CDS encoding MFS transporter, encoding MQHSTHTSASSAQAAGTVRRTSARYKILALLAIGTMINYLDRTVLGVAAPQLTKELGINAAVMGIMFSAFSWTYVAMQVPGGLFLDRFGSKITYYWSMTLWSFCTLLQGFVPGVATLLACRLGLGVTEAPCFPTNSRVVATWFPQSERAMATGTYTVGEYIGLAFFSPVLFALMGAFGWRSLFWVVGAVGIVFGLVWWKLYHEPRNHPGANSEELSYIEAGGGLVHGVRKDGGKPAQTRFSWAMAGRLLKKRQLAGICLGQFAGNSTLVFFLTWFPTYLATERHMGWLKIGFFAVMPFIAASVGVMFGGIFSDWLLRRGKSANLARKLPIIAGLLLASTIILANYVKSNEAVIAIMSVAFFAQGMAALGWTLVSDIAPDGLLGVTGGIFNFAANLAGIVTPLVVGFIVASTGSFVGALVFIGVIALIGALSYIFVVGDIKRIEL
- the phnV gene encoding 2-aminoethylphosphonate ABC transport system, membrane component PhnV, with the translated sequence MSAEFRIGQAVPRRRTDWSDTLLKHASRAALALAAFACFWLFVLPVVVVALSSVATRWSGTILPAGYSLRWFERLGAPEYDALLTSLEIGFGVAALGTIVGLWLALALEGRDRRGIGAAVDALVMVPNGVPSVVLGLAVLIAYHQKPLDLSSSAAIVVLVQLALILPFCYRCAAAALRPELTVLREAAASLGAPPAMVLRRVLLPQLVPALRASLALGFALSLGELGATLTVYPPGFATVPIVVIGQVERGYYLPASALSLLMLGASLAALLLIAARVPRGTRAAS
- the phnA gene encoding phosphonoacetate hydrolase; translation: MNAAFSLRLPGEHVRAGNLSADLAARCVDVNGRRYRLPVEPTVVVCVDGCEYDYLERAVAAGVAPFLGRMIAEGTAWRADSVVPTFTNPNNLSIVCGVPPSMHGICGNYFWDATADGGRGAEVMMNDPSYLRAGTLLAAASDAGARVAVVTAKDKLRRLLGWRMNGICFSAEKAAQANLAENGIVDVLDWVGLPSPDVYSAALSEFVFAAGVRLAQTRQIDLMYLSTTDYVQHKCEPGSAGANAFYAMMDRYLAQLDALGWAIGLTADHGMNAKHDPATGRPNVVYLQDAFDRWFGAQSARVILPITDPYVVHHGALGSFATVYLAPGVDRTDAMWRIGDLDGIELVLDNAEAAARFELPADRIGDLVVVARRDTAVGTREREHDLSGLTVPLRSHGGVSEQEVPLIFNRRIEPRDPARRPRNFDVFDFVLNRIAS
- the phnS gene encoding 2-aminoethylphosphonate ABC transporter substrate-binding protein; this translates as MTLQNSSRAAAGAFRKLALAACAAGLLQGAALPAHAANAVVLYTADGLENLYRDVLPAFEKKEGVRVNIVTAGSGEVVNRANIEKNSPKADVIVTLPPFIQQAGQMGLLQPYQSVNYKNVPAIAKAEDGTWATFVNNYFSFAINPDVVKNQPKTFADLLSPSYAGKVAYSNPATAGDGMAVLILTTSLMGEDKAFDYLAKLSQSVKFHTKGTGYLNVLLSRNEISVANGDLQMDLDDAEHGALSVKPIFLAAKEGDQPTTFQLPYGIGLIKSGPNQDAGKKLIDYLMSTDVQAKVPDMYGIPGRTDVPLAGKNGDAVRKAIAGVKLIPVDWNQVMAKKPVWIERWKKDVIGSSGKPVDVVKPK
- the phnT gene encoding 2-aminoethylphosphonate ABC transport system ATP-binding subunit PhnT; this translates as MNPVDTTLTHPGAFGAAEPRATLRAGAPGGVLIEHLSVRYGARTVLEDLSLSIGAGEFLTVLGKSGCGKTTLLRFIAGFVKADGLTGTLSVAGRDLTHAPPHKRNLGLLFQNYALFPHLSVFENVAFGLRARRMASSEVTRRVADALKLVQLGDAGHHLPAQLSGGMQQRVALARALVIEPDVLLLDEPLSALDANLRASVRSELKALHERLPNLTVVCVTHDRDDALVLSDRALLLRDGRIAQLGTPQQLYDAPRDGYVARYLGPANLLPPHVIFPLGDPRHDVRDKVACVRPERLTVMPLAAGGLHGTVSSVEWQGAELSIAVVLDAAPDEPVRVTMQRGRGAAPLRGARVSLHCEADDVVLIEP